A single window of Chitinophaga sp. XS-30 DNA harbors:
- a CDS encoding FKBP-type peptidyl-prolyl cis-trans isomerase, with translation MLTAQTAFSQRKKKSRKQPEPVVVTLTNQLDSISYTIGNDLGEMLKGQGLDSLNLKLLFTAIEDHYAGKTPLISAEQGKMSVTQYLQKLKAEKAEKNKAAGQEFLAQNKIKPGVVTLPSGLQYQVVQEGTGPKPTAQDRVKVHYRGMLIDSTTFDSSIDRGEPLTIGVSGVIKGWTEALLLMPVGSKWKLFIPSELGYGERQAGAKISPNSTLIFDVELLEIVTGQ, from the coding sequence CGCAAACAACCTGAGCCCGTTGTTGTAACGCTGACGAACCAGCTGGATTCCATCAGCTACACCATCGGGAACGACCTTGGGGAAATGCTGAAAGGCCAGGGCCTGGATTCACTGAACCTGAAACTTTTATTCACCGCCATTGAAGATCATTACGCCGGCAAAACGCCGCTGATCTCGGCAGAACAGGGAAAAATGAGCGTAACACAATATTTGCAAAAGCTGAAAGCGGAAAAAGCGGAAAAGAACAAAGCGGCCGGACAGGAGTTCCTCGCGCAGAACAAAATCAAACCGGGCGTTGTAACGCTGCCCAGCGGCCTTCAGTACCAGGTCGTGCAGGAAGGCACCGGTCCCAAGCCCACTGCGCAGGACAGGGTGAAAGTGCATTATCGCGGCATGCTGATAGACAGCACTACTTTCGACAGCTCTATAGACCGCGGCGAACCATTGACCATCGGGGTATCCGGGGTGATCAAGGGATGGACCGAAGCGCTGCTGCTGATGCCCGTCGGCTCCAAATGGAAGTTGTTCATACCGTCTGAATTAGGCTATGGCGAACGCCAGGCCGGTGCAAAGATATCACCGAACAGTACGCTCATATTTGACGTGGAGCTGCTGGAGATCGTGACAGGTCAATAA